One stretch of Musicola paradisiaca NCPPB 2511 DNA includes these proteins:
- a CDS encoding YagU family protein, with the protein MQARTVKEKIILAIILGIIAGVICAIAKFGWEIPFPPRTPARDLTNPPQQLLQQLGMSFDMSHISYLFNGNPRPIMSFIMHFGFSITFTVLYTVVAEFWPRIKLWQGAFYGLVLWAVFHVVLLPLFGTVPAPWDQPFAEHFSEIFGHMFCFWVAELARRDLRNRITHQDEDRDLKLHTAH; encoded by the coding sequence ATGCAGGCACGAACCGTTAAAGAAAAAATCATCCTGGCAATTATTTTGGGCATTATTGCGGGTGTTATTTGCGCAATTGCGAAATTCGGCTGGGAAATACCGTTTCCTCCCAGAACCCCCGCCAGGGATCTCACCAACCCGCCCCAACAGTTACTGCAACAGTTGGGTATGTCTTTCGACATGTCGCATATCAGCTATCTGTTTAATGGCAACCCACGGCCGATCATGAGCTTTATCATGCATTTCGGTTTTTCCATTACGTTTACCGTTCTCTATACCGTCGTCGCCGAATTCTGGCCACGCATCAAATTGTGGCAAGGCGCCTTTTACGGTTTGGTGCTGTGGGCGGTATTCCACGTCGTATTGCTGCCGCTGTTTGGCACCGTACCCGCGCCATGGGATCAACCGTTCGCCGAGCATTTCTCCGAAATCTTCGGCCACATGTTCTGTTTCTGGGTGGCGGAACTGGCACGGCGCGATTTGCGCAATCGCATCACACATCAGGATGAAGACCGCGACCTGAAACTGCATACGGCGCACTAA
- the ubiI gene encoding FAD-dependent 2-octaprenylphenol hydroxylase, translated as MQSFDVVIAGGGMVGLALACGLAGSGLSIAVLEKQSAAHPPSGAERTLRVSAINAASEALLTRLNVWPDIATQRISPYNNMYVWDKDSFGNISFSGEDFGFSRLGHIVENDVIQWALWQQAARSRDITLMASAGLQQVAWGENEVFITLQDGNMLTARLMVAADGAHSWLRQHADIPLTFWDYGHHALVANIRTERPHHAIASQVFHGDGILAFLPLSDPHLCSIVWSLPPEQALAMKEADIDSFCKQLAMSFDMHLGRCHLESERQTFPLTARYARSFAAHRLALIGDAAHTIHPLAGQGVNLGFMDAAELIAELKRLQSQGKDIGQHLYLRRYERRRKHSAALMLASMQGFRTLFAGSHPAGKLLRDIGLKLADTLPGVKPVLVRQAMGLNDLPEWLEAQ; from the coding sequence ATGCAATCATTCGATGTGGTAATCGCCGGCGGCGGCATGGTAGGTCTGGCGCTGGCCTGCGGTCTTGCTGGCAGCGGTTTGAGCATAGCGGTGTTGGAAAAGCAGTCGGCCGCTCATCCCCCGTCAGGCGCCGAGCGCACGTTGCGCGTTTCAGCCATCAACGCCGCCAGCGAAGCGTTGTTAACCCGCCTCAACGTCTGGCCGGACATCGCCACGCAGCGTATCAGCCCTTACAACAACATGTATGTCTGGGACAAGGACAGTTTCGGCAACATCAGCTTCAGCGGTGAGGATTTCGGTTTTTCGCGTCTTGGGCATATCGTAGAAAACGATGTTATCCAGTGGGCGCTGTGGCAACAGGCGGCCCGCTCGCGGGACATCACCCTGATGGCGTCCGCCGGTTTGCAGCAGGTGGCATGGGGCGAGAACGAAGTCTTCATCACGCTACAGGATGGCAATATGCTGACTGCCCGGCTAATGGTAGCGGCGGACGGCGCACACTCCTGGCTACGCCAACATGCGGATATCCCGCTGACATTCTGGGATTACGGCCACCATGCGCTAGTCGCGAACATCCGCACCGAGCGGCCGCACCACGCCATCGCCAGTCAGGTCTTCCACGGCGACGGCATTCTGGCGTTTCTGCCGCTGAGCGATCCGCATCTTTGCTCCATCGTCTGGTCGTTGCCGCCGGAACAGGCTCTGGCCATGAAAGAAGCGGATATCGACAGTTTCTGCAAACAGCTGGCGATGAGCTTCGATATGCATCTCGGCCGCTGCCACCTGGAAAGCGAGCGCCAGACGTTCCCATTGACGGCCCGTTACGCCCGCAGTTTTGCCGCGCACCGACTGGCGTTGATCGGCGATGCCGCCCATACCATCCATCCGCTCGCCGGTCAGGGGGTAAACCTCGGGTTTATGGACGCGGCGGAATTGATTGCCGAACTGAAACGGCTGCAATCACAGGGCAAGGATATCGGCCAGCATCTGTACCTGCGTCGCTATGAGCGCCGTCGTAAACACAGCGCCGCGCTCATGCTGGCGAGCATGCAGGGATTCCGCACCCTGTTCGCAGGCTCCCATCCGGCGGGGAAACTGCTGCGTGATATCGGCCTGAAGCTGGCGGATACGCTGCCTGGGGTTAAACCGGTGCTGGTGCGGCAGGCCATGGGGCTCAACGATCTGCCCGAATGGCTTGAAGCACAGTAA
- the ubiH gene encoding 2-octaprenyl-6-methoxyphenyl hydroxylase, with amino-acid sequence MTVLIVGGGMAGATLALAISHLSGGNVPVALIEARSPLERQHPGFDARAIALAQGTCQQLAHIGVWPALAPFATPITRIHVSDRGHACRVWLHARDYHVPALGHVIELHDAGRQLFAQLQKAPGVEMHCPANVVNMARRHDGVSLTLDNGARLDGRLLVAADGSRSKLAQDAGIQWQQHAYEQVAVIANVATALPHQGRAYERFTEQGPLALLPMSQGRSSLVWCHPLARQSVVNGWNDDEFLQRLQQAFGWRLGQFTHVGERHSYPLNLITANRHITHRLAAVGNAAQTLHPIAGQGFNLGLRDIMTLAETIVQAADRGEDPGSAAVLQRYQQRRQPDQHATVGITDGLVRLFANRCFPLAVARNLGLMTMNNLPPLRDALARRTLGWVAR; translated from the coding sequence ATGACGGTGCTGATCGTCGGTGGCGGCATGGCTGGCGCCACGTTGGCGCTGGCGATTTCCCATCTGTCCGGCGGCAACGTGCCGGTCGCATTGATTGAAGCGCGGTCGCCGCTCGAACGGCAGCATCCCGGTTTCGACGCCCGCGCCATCGCCCTGGCGCAAGGCACTTGTCAGCAGTTGGCGCATATCGGCGTCTGGCCCGCGCTGGCACCATTCGCCACCCCAATCACCCGTATTCATGTCAGCGACCGGGGGCATGCCTGCCGTGTTTGGCTGCACGCGCGGGATTACCATGTCCCGGCGCTCGGCCATGTCATCGAATTGCACGACGCCGGTCGCCAGCTCTTCGCGCAACTGCAAAAAGCGCCAGGGGTGGAGATGCACTGTCCTGCCAATGTAGTGAACATGGCACGCAGGCATGACGGCGTATCCCTGACACTGGATAACGGCGCCCGGCTCGATGGCCGTCTGCTGGTTGCTGCGGACGGCTCCCGTTCAAAACTGGCGCAGGATGCCGGCATCCAGTGGCAACAGCACGCTTATGAACAGGTGGCGGTGATCGCCAACGTCGCCACTGCGCTCCCCCATCAGGGCCGGGCTTATGAGCGCTTCACCGAACAGGGTCCGCTGGCACTGTTACCGATGAGCCAGGGCCGCAGCTCACTGGTCTGGTGCCACCCGCTGGCGCGCCAGTCTGTGGTGAACGGCTGGAACGACGACGAATTTCTCCAGCGGCTGCAACAGGCGTTCGGCTGGCGACTGGGGCAATTCACCCACGTCGGCGAACGCCACAGCTATCCGCTTAATCTGATTACGGCCAATCGCCATATCACTCACCGTTTGGCGGCGGTCGGCAATGCAGCCCAGACGCTGCACCCCATCGCCGGTCAGGGGTTCAACCTCGGGTTGAGGGATATCATGACGCTGGCGGAAACCATTGTGCAGGCCGCCGATCGCGGCGAAGATCCCGGCAGTGCCGCTGTTTTACAGCGTTACCAGCAACGCCGTCAGCCTGATCAGCATGCCACCGTCGGCATCACCGATGGGTTGGTTCGCCTCTTCGCCAATCGCTGTTTCCCATTGGCGGTAGCAAGAAATCTGGGGTTGATGACCATGAACAATCTCCCGCCACTGCGCGACGCGCTGGCACGCCGTACACTGGGTTGGGTAGCCCGATAA